The following are from one region of the Rosettibacter firmus genome:
- a CDS encoding response regulator transcription factor, whose amino-acid sequence MFYYFYILAAADPVNLLRSYIIKSNNFDVYYFSIISVLLVFSLPKLNIKYKLAVLLSIMTYFILDPYHIKILLIFNLLQFFIMLYFINNIINEWWNDKDIKFFMVILIIQHLFLIIKRYLFYTDINTYLNFYTYFLLLDIFYTFIIVILGPHKGFSLNIKWLDKLTGRRKIIVYGNGNQTFDLSDLIKYGLTEREIEVLKLISQGYTSKEIAEKLYLSKKTIDYYRSNIRAKLNLSKKSEIIRFLKERNFISEPNEIYQTK is encoded by the coding sequence ATGTTTTATTATTTCTATATACTCGCTGCAGCTGATCCTGTAAATTTATTAAGATCTTACATCATAAAAAGTAATAACTTTGATGTATATTACTTTTCTATAATTTCAGTATTGTTAGTTTTTTCACTTCCCAAATTAAATATAAAATATAAACTTGCAGTTCTTTTGAGTATAATGACATATTTCATATTAGACCCATACCACATTAAAATATTGTTAATATTTAATCTTTTACAATTCTTTATAATGCTTTATTTTATTAATAATATTATTAATGAGTGGTGGAACGATAAAGATATAAAATTTTTTATGGTCATACTTATAATCCAGCATCTATTTTTAATTATTAAAAGATACTTATTTTATACAGATATAAATACCTATTTAAATTTTTATACATATTTCCTGCTTCTTGATATATTTTATACTTTCATTATAGTTATACTGGGTCCCCATAAAGGATTCTCATTAAATATCAAATGGTTAGATAAATTAACAGGAAGAAGAAAAATTATAGTTTATGGCAATGGAAACCAGACATTTGATTTAAGTGACCTAATAAAATATGGATTAACCGAGAGAGAAATTGAGGTACTAAAATTAATAAGTCAAGGTTATACATCTAAGGAAATTGCAGAAAAGTTATATCTTTCGAAAAAAACTATTGATTATTATCGTAGCAATATTCGTGCAAAACTCAATCTTTCAAAAAAATCAGAAATTATACGATTCTTAAAAGAGAGAAACTTTATTTCTGAACCGAATGAAATTTATCAGACAAAATAA
- the greA gene encoding transcription elongation factor GreA produces MSNFVYLSKERIRELEKELAELKNHGRKQMAERIAEARSHGDLSENAEYDAAKEEQGLLELKISKLEDLLSRARVIDTSNMPKDQVHILSKVKVKNLNNNKIFEYILVSPEEADLEKGKISISSPVGQALMGAKAGQIVEAKVPAGIIKFEILGIE; encoded by the coding sequence GTGTCAAATTTTGTTTATCTAAGTAAAGAACGTATAAGAGAATTAGAAAAAGAATTAGCTGAACTTAAGAATCATGGCAGAAAACAAATGGCAGAACGGATTGCAGAAGCCAGATCTCATGGCGATCTTTCAGAAAATGCTGAATATGATGCTGCAAAAGAAGAACAGGGATTACTTGAATTAAAAATTAGTAAACTCGAAGACCTGCTCTCAAGAGCAAGAGTTATTGATACTTCAAATATGCCAAAGGATCAGGTTCATATTCTCTCAAAAGTTAAAGTGAAAAATCTTAACAATAATAAAATATTTGAATATATACTTGTATCTCCAGAAGAAGCAGATTTAGAAAAAGGTAAAATTTCTATTTCTTCTCCTGTTGGTCAGGCATTAATGGGTGCTAAAGCTGGTCAGATAGTCGAAGCAAAAGTACCGGCCGGTATTATAAAATTCGAAATCTTGGGAATTGAATAA
- the ribD gene encoding bifunctional diaminohydroxyphosphoribosylaminopyrimidine deaminase/5-amino-6-(5-phosphoribosylamino)uracil reductase RibD → MNNLLDESYLQIALELAKKGKGKVSPSPLVGALLVKNDKIIGAAYRNSPSEISTEILAIKKSKENTEGATLYTNLEPCTLSTDTQDCIDFIIQSGIKKVVIGSLNPRPDYKGQSIKKLRKAGIEVKTGILENECIDINKFYFKYISTSLPYITLKMAITIDGKIADTSGNSKWLTSVESRCLVHELRSEYDAVMVGFKSVKIDNPELTVRLVEGRNPKRIILDSKLQLSLESNLVKKNLDKNLIIVTSQKNQNKKKKINAYLKRGIKILFVPEKSNGKLDLLKTLSILSEEKITSVLVEGGSKVFTSFIKQKLEDEILIFISPKILGRGLPLCSNLGIKSLSEAINYSIKEVEKIGDDALIKLMRR, encoded by the coding sequence TTGAATAATTTGCTGGACGAATCATATTTACAAATTGCTCTGGAATTAGCTAAGAAGGGGAAAGGCAAAGTAAGTCCATCTCCTCTTGTTGGAGCTTTACTCGTAAAAAATGATAAAATAATAGGAGCAGCTTATAGAAATTCTCCTTCAGAAATAAGTACAGAAATTTTAGCTATAAAAAAATCAAAAGAGAATACTGAAGGTGCAACTCTTTATACTAACTTAGAACCATGTACACTTTCAACCGATACACAGGATTGCATCGATTTCATTATTCAATCTGGAATTAAGAAAGTTGTCATTGGTTCATTAAATCCAAGACCAGACTACAAGGGTCAATCTATTAAAAAATTAAGGAAAGCTGGTATTGAAGTTAAAACTGGCATACTTGAAAATGAATGTATCGATATAAATAAATTTTATTTTAAATATATCTCAACTTCACTTCCTTACATCACATTAAAAATGGCAATTACTATTGATGGAAAAATAGCAGATACTTCTGGTAATTCTAAATGGTTAACATCCGTTGAATCGAGATGTCTGGTTCATGAACTCCGTTCAGAATATGATGCAGTTATGGTTGGTTTTAAAAGTGTAAAAATTGATAATCCTGAACTAACCGTTAGACTTGTTGAAGGTAGAAATCCCAAAAGAATCATACTCGATTCTAAACTTCAGTTAAGCTTAGAATCAAATCTTGTAAAAAAGAATCTTGATAAAAATTTGATAATTGTTACTTCACAAAAAAATCAAAACAAGAAGAAAAAAATTAATGCTTATCTTAAAAGAGGGATAAAGATTTTATTTGTTCCAGAAAAAAGTAATGGCAAATTAGACCTGCTGAAAACTCTTTCCATTCTCTCTGAAGAGAAAATCACATCTGTACTTGTTGAGGGTGGTAGCAAAGTTTTCACCAGTTTTATAAAACAAAAACTCGAAGATGAGATTTTAATTTTTATATCACCTAAAATACTTGGACGTGGCTTACCACTCTGCTCTAATCTTGGAATAAAAAGTTTATCAGAAGCTATAAATTATTCTATAAAAGAAGTCGAAAAAATAGGTGATGATGCTTTAATTAAATTAATGAGAAGATAA
- the tilS gene encoding tRNA lysidine(34) synthetase TilS: MKSLEQKIINFIARYNLIEKNDNLLISFSGGPDSVFALYFFNKFKKKYKIKIAAIHFNHQLRGKESDEDEMFCSEFCKKLDIPFYSFRLNVKDYAKKNKLSIEEAARELRYNFLDKFSIEENYNKILTAHNLNDNTETILLNLFSGTGFSGLSGIPIKRGKIIRPLLCISKDEILEYLNQNNINYRIDSSNLQNDFKRNIIRNEILPLIRKNLNPKVDSAIFRSSKLLENFNSIIEKHINELTEKYIRISRGNIFIKLSAQKIDDGILGEILKRILKDNFNYSIEYDDLMKIKSLFDKQTGKEINISKKIKAIRERNYISISLKKEESNSFFNLKVGEKIKINNKTLGIEEVDKNKIKLIKRKNIEYISADKLSNDFILRKWEAGDKFIPLGMKKLKKVSDFLTDEKIKSSEKKDKFVLVNNNLIVWVVGHRIDDRVKITSQTKRILKLWIK, from the coding sequence ATGAAAAGTTTAGAACAAAAAATAATTAACTTTATTGCAAGGTATAATTTAATTGAAAAAAATGATAACTTATTAATATCATTTAGCGGAGGTCCCGATTCTGTTTTTGCTTTATACTTTTTCAATAAGTTCAAAAAGAAATACAAGATTAAAATTGCTGCAATTCATTTTAATCATCAACTAAGAGGTAAAGAATCTGACGAAGACGAAATGTTTTGCTCGGAGTTTTGCAAGAAATTAGATATTCCTTTCTACTCATTCAGACTTAATGTTAAAGATTATGCAAAGAAAAATAAACTTTCAATCGAAGAAGCAGCAAGAGAACTCCGCTATAATTTTCTCGATAAATTTTCCATAGAAGAAAATTATAATAAAATTCTTACTGCTCACAATCTAAACGATAACACAGAAACAATTTTATTAAATTTATTCAGTGGAACAGGTTTTTCAGGTTTATCGGGTATACCAATTAAACGTGGTAAAATTATTCGTCCATTACTTTGTATATCAAAAGATGAGATTCTGGAATATCTCAATCAAAACAACATCAACTATAGGATTGATTCTTCTAATCTTCAAAATGATTTTAAAAGAAATATCATAAGAAACGAAATCTTGCCTTTGATAAGAAAAAATTTAAATCCAAAAGTTGATAGTGCAATTTTCAGATCATCAAAACTTCTCGAAAATTTTAATTCTATTATAGAAAAACACATAAATGAACTTACTGAAAAATATATCAGAATCTCCAGAGGGAACATATTCATCAAATTATCCGCTCAAAAAATTGATGATGGTATCTTAGGTGAAATTCTTAAAAGAATATTAAAAGATAATTTTAATTATTCTATTGAATATGATGATTTAATGAAAATCAAATCATTATTCGATAAACAAACAGGAAAAGAAATTAATATATCTAAAAAAATTAAGGCAATTAGAGAAAGAAATTACATAAGTATTTCTTTGAAAAAAGAAGAAAGCAATTCGTTCTTTAATTTAAAAGTTGGAGAGAAAATAAAAATTAACAATAAAACTTTGGGTATTGAAGAAGTTGATAAAAACAAAATAAAATTAATAAAAAGAAAAAATATTGAATATATTTCTGCCGATAAATTGAGTAACGATTTTATTTTACGAAAATGGGAAGCTGGCGATAAATTCATACCATTAGGCATGAAGAAACTGAAAAAGGTTTCTGATTTTTTAACTGATGAAAAAATAAAATCTTCAGAAAAAAAAGATAAATTTGTATTAGTGAACAATAATTTAATTGTCTGGGTTGTAGGTCATAGAATAGATGACCGAGTAAAAATTACTTCACAAACTAAAAGGATATTAAAACTGTGGATAAAATAG
- the hpt gene encoding hypoxanthine phosphoribosyltransferase — translation MDKIDIQSAKELWIGTEKFVPFITEEQIQKRIAELGKEISNDYKAKLPIFIGVLNGSFMFMADLMKHITINCEIDFFKLSSYGDAKISSGKVKLIKDLNADITDRHLIIVEDIVDTGLSIKYIEKLMESHSPASMKVASLLVKEDSIKYDVKIDYIGFKIQNKFVIGYGLDYAQKYRNLKSIYVLSE, via the coding sequence GTGGATAAAATAGATATTCAAAGTGCAAAAGAATTGTGGATTGGAACTGAAAAATTTGTTCCTTTTATAACAGAAGAACAAATTCAAAAAAGAATAGCAGAATTAGGTAAAGAAATATCAAACGACTATAAAGCTAAATTACCTATATTCATTGGAGTTTTGAACGGCTCTTTTATGTTCATGGCCGATTTAATGAAACATATAACCATTAATTGCGAAATTGATTTTTTTAAACTTTCCAGTTATGGCGATGCAAAAATAAGCTCTGGAAAAGTAAAACTTATTAAAGACTTAAATGCCGATATTACAGACAGACATCTAATAATAGTTGAAGATATTGTTGATACTGGATTATCTATTAAATACATAGAAAAATTAATGGAAAGCCATAGCCCTGCAAGCATGAAAGTTGCATCGCTACTGGTGAAAGAAGATAGTATAAAATATGATGTGAAAATTGATTATATTGGATTCAAAATTCAGAACAAATTTGTAATTGGATACGGATTGGATTATGCTCAGAAATACAGAAATTTAAAATCTATTTATGTGTTAAGTGAATAA
- the ftsH gene encoding ATP-dependent zinc metalloprotease FtsH — protein MANNDNRHKNNKSKPPFGNGSQKPEGDFDWSKIIRTVISWGTVIIAAVIIMQFMKSGTPNMIDVPYDVYEKFLESGKIASAKIIKTDVNDYRFEGKLIQKEKIFLNGAYVDVQNFSVTLIEPVLQDQVKIWKEKNIKFTFVKESNEWTSILFGLIPWIIIFGIWILIFRRMQAGAGGTKGIFNFGKSRAKLITESSIKVTFKDVAGADEAKLELEEIIEFLKEPAKFQRLGGKIPRGVLLLGPPGTGKTLLARAVAGEAGVPFFSISGADFVEMFVGVGASRVRDLFEQGKKNAPCIIFIDEIDAVGRHRGAGLGGGHDEREQTLNQLLVEMDGFEQNSGVIIIAATNRPDVLDPALLRPGRFDRQIVVDRPDVKGREGILKVHTRKIPLDSDVDLAVLAKATPGLAGAELANMVNEAALLAARKNKKKVSMEDFEEAKDKVMMGIERKSLIISEEEKKITAYHEIGHVLVAKMLPEADPVHKVTIIPRGRALGVTTYLPVDEKHTYSKEYLEAMITYALGGRAAEKIVFKRFTTGAGNDIEKATSIARKMVCEWGMSEKLGPLAYGAKEEEIFLGREITKHKDYSEKTAQEIDEEVKKIVMTCMERAEKILQENIELLHKLSKELLEREILDSEEIDKIMKGEELPPIKKNGGENNAEKNQEIPEHVKKLLEEREKRESSKNSDKANGS, from the coding sequence ATGGCAAATAACGACAATCGACATAAGAATAACAAATCAAAACCTCCTTTTGGTAATGGTTCTCAAAAACCTGAAGGTGATTTTGATTGGTCAAAAATTATTAGAACTGTAATCAGCTGGGGTACGGTAATAATTGCTGCAGTTATTATTATGCAATTTATGAAATCCGGAACCCCTAATATGATTGATGTTCCCTACGATGTTTACGAAAAGTTCCTGGAAAGTGGAAAAATTGCAAGCGCTAAAATCATAAAAACTGATGTAAACGATTATAGATTTGAAGGTAAATTAATTCAAAAAGAAAAAATATTCTTAAATGGTGCTTATGTTGATGTTCAAAACTTTAGCGTAACATTAATTGAACCTGTTCTTCAGGATCAGGTTAAGATATGGAAAGAAAAGAATATTAAATTTACTTTTGTCAAAGAATCAAATGAATGGACTTCTATACTCTTTGGGCTTATACCATGGATTATAATTTTTGGTATCTGGATCTTAATCTTTAGAAGAATGCAAGCTGGAGCCGGTGGAACAAAAGGAATCTTTAACTTTGGTAAAAGTAGAGCCAAATTAATAACAGAATCATCAATTAAAGTAACATTTAAAGATGTTGCTGGTGCTGACGAAGCAAAATTAGAATTAGAAGAAATAATTGAATTCCTTAAGGAACCTGCTAAATTTCAAAGACTTGGTGGTAAAATTCCACGTGGTGTTTTATTATTAGGACCTCCTGGAACAGGAAAAACTTTATTAGCAAGAGCTGTTGCTGGCGAGGCTGGAGTTCCTTTCTTTTCAATCTCGGGAGCAGACTTTGTTGAAATGTTTGTCGGTGTTGGTGCAAGTCGTGTTCGCGATCTTTTTGAACAAGGTAAAAAGAATGCCCCATGCATAATCTTCATTGACGAGATTGATGCTGTCGGAAGACATCGTGGAGCCGGATTAGGTGGTGGACACGATGAACGTGAACAAACCTTAAATCAATTACTTGTTGAAATGGACGGCTTCGAACAAAATAGTGGTGTAATTATAATTGCTGCTACAAATCGCCCGGATGTTCTTGATCCTGCTTTGTTAAGACCAGGAAGATTTGATAGACAAATTGTAGTCGACCGCCCTGATGTTAAAGGTAGAGAAGGAATTCTTAAAGTTCATACAAGAAAAATACCTCTCGATTCTGATGTAGATTTAGCTGTACTTGCCAAAGCTACACCTGGACTTGCTGGTGCAGAATTGGCAAATATGGTTAACGAAGCTGCTTTACTTGCAGCAAGAAAAAATAAAAAGAAAGTTTCGATGGAAGACTTTGAAGAAGCTAAAGATAAAGTAATGATGGGAATAGAAAGAAAGAGTTTAATAATTTCAGAAGAAGAGAAAAAAATCACTGCTTATCACGAAATTGGTCATGTACTTGTTGCTAAAATGCTTCCCGAAGCCGATCCGGTTCATAAAGTTACAATCATTCCTCGTGGAAGAGCTCTTGGTGTTACTACTTATTTACCTGTAGACGAAAAACACACTTATTCAAAAGAATATCTCGAAGCAATGATTACATATGCACTTGGCGGAAGAGCAGCAGAAAAAATTGTATTTAAGAGATTTACTACAGGTGCAGGTAATGATATAGAAAAAGCAACCAGTATTGCTCGCAAAATGGTTTGTGAATGGGGAATGAGCGAAAAATTAGGTCCACTGGCTTATGGCGCTAAAGAAGAAGAGATCTTCCTTGGTAGAGAAATAACAAAACACAAAGATTATAGCGAAAAGACCGCACAGGAAATTGATGAAGAAGTTAAAAAGATTGTTATGACATGTATGGAAAGAGCAGAAAAAATTCTTCAGGAAAATATCGAATTATTACATAAACTCTCAAAAGAACTACTCGAAAGAGAAATTCTTGATTCTGAAGAAATAGATAAAATTATGAAAGGAGAAGAATTACCACCGATTAAGAAAAATGGCGGGGAAAATAATGCTGAAAAAAATCAGGAAATCCCTGAACATGTAAAAAAACTATTAGAAGAAAGGGAAAAAAGAGAATCCTCCAAAAATTCTGATAAGGCAAATGGTAGCTAG
- a CDS encoding diacylglycerol/polyprenol kinase family protein — translation MVASEHATIDYQSEVLRKTIHLCSLSIPVIYYFITKELALKILIPLLILSLIIDLGRYYFKPIQDFFYNLFGFLLRRHEKDHQKKNLNGATYVLISAVLVILIFPKVFVVTSFSVLIIGDIAAALIGRKYGRRKFLLKSLEGTLAFFFFSCIVILFTPKIEGNILEFIIGFISVAVGAIAENISIGWADDNLTIPITVGLTMWILYSILFPHMPLILPNVPN, via the coding sequence ATGGTAGCTAGTGAACACGCAACTATCGATTATCAAAGTGAAGTTCTAAGAAAAACAATTCATCTTTGTTCACTTTCTATTCCAGTTATTTATTATTTTATTACAAAAGAACTGGCATTAAAAATATTAATCCCTCTCTTAATTTTATCACTTATTATTGATCTCGGTAGATATTATTTCAAACCAATACAAGATTTTTTTTATAACCTGTTTGGATTCCTTCTAAGAAGACACGAAAAAGATCATCAAAAGAAAAATCTTAATGGTGCTACTTACGTTTTAATTTCCGCTGTTCTGGTTATTCTTATATTTCCAAAAGTATTTGTTGTTACTTCTTTTTCCGTGCTCATAATTGGCGATATTGCAGCAGCTCTGATTGGCAGAAAATATGGTAGAAGAAAATTTTTATTAAAAAGTCTGGAAGGTACTTTAGCATTTTTCTTTTTTTCGTGTATAGTTATTCTTTTTACTCCCAAAATAGAAGGAAATATTCTTGAATTTATTATAGGATTTATTTCCGTTGCAGTTGGAGCCATCGCAGAAAATATATCTATTGGCTGGGCAGACGATAATCTTACAATTCCTATTACTGTTGGATTAACCATGTGGATTTTATACTCAATTTTATTCCCACATATGCCCTTAATTCTTCCTAACGTCCCAAATTAA
- a CDS encoding DUF4837 family protein, translated as MKSKKYFFSILMSLPIFFFLASCNVKKPATGNEDDIYVFADSTEYYELEGSLLTVFNKIIYTPQPENLFNLIRKDITTLEKYKNKKNIIIIAPLNSNSETSKYINQLLSDDVKKMVYADSVCVINKYNLWADNQLVMILTSPTIEQLNKNILKENENLLYYFQKISNDRLFKSLYNSRYEQKDVEARFLRDYGWMIYVQTDFILAIENPKERFVWLRRAPGTDMERWIFVHWIDNASPILLNRDSIYSIRNKLTEKFYRTTDDSSYVEISDDFRTTKEVNFLNRYALMTQGLWRMKDGSMGGPFINYTFYDEPTKRIYMLDGSIYAPKYYKKKLIQQLDVLLRSFLTKREVDKERYEELMEELE; from the coding sequence ATGAAATCGAAAAAATATTTCTTTAGCATATTAATGTCTTTACCAATATTTTTTTTTCTTGCTTCATGTAATGTTAAGAAACCTGCTACTGGAAACGAAGACGATATTTATGTTTTTGCAGATTCCACCGAATATTACGAACTTGAAGGTTCATTACTCACCGTATTCAACAAAATAATTTACACTCCTCAACCTGAAAATCTTTTTAATTTAATAAGAAAAGATATTACAACTCTTGAAAAATATAAAAACAAAAAAAATATAATTATAATAGCTCCCCTTAATTCCAATTCAGAAACTTCAAAATATATTAATCAACTTCTAAGTGATGATGTTAAAAAAATGGTTTATGCAGATTCAGTTTGTGTAATAAACAAATATAATCTCTGGGCAGATAATCAACTTGTAATGATTCTAACTTCACCTACAATTGAACAATTAAATAAAAATATTCTTAAAGAGAATGAAAACCTACTTTATTACTTTCAGAAAATATCAAACGATAGATTATTCAAAAGTTTGTATAACTCACGTTATGAACAAAAAGATGTAGAAGCAAGATTCCTTAGAGATTATGGCTGGATGATTTATGTTCAAACAGATTTTATTCTTGCAATTGAAAATCCTAAAGAAAGATTTGTGTGGTTAAGACGAGCTCCTGGAACCGATATGGAAAGATGGATATTTGTCCACTGGATCGATAATGCATCTCCTATTCTTTTAAATCGCGACTCTATTTACTCTATCAGAAATAAATTAACAGAAAAATTCTACAGAACTACAGACGATTCAAGTTATGTAGAGATATCTGATGATTTTAGAACAACCAAAGAAGTTAACTTCCTTAATCGTTACGCTTTAATGACACAGGGATTATGGCGAATGAAAGATGGTTCAATGGGCGGACCATTCATTAATTATACTTTCTATGATGAACCTACAAAAAGAATTTATATGCTCGATGGTTCAATTTATGCACCTAAGTACTACAAGAAAAAATTAATACAACAACTTGATGTTCTGCTGAGATCATTCTTAACAAAAAGAGAAGTTGATAAAGAAAGATATGAAGAATTAATGGAAGAACTTGAGTAG
- a CDS encoding protein O-mannosyl-transferase family, whose translation MLAKSKIIGKYYAELAGLVVFLFYLLTLAPSVIQIDSGELAAVQATLGIAHPTGYPIFTILGYMFLKIPLPFTKIYLANLFASIWCAAGIIFFIKSIKLILSNSNFNRLEVLKRKKKKENKNDKNINNIVIIISLISGLFLAFSKTYWFQSTSVEVYSLQIFLFNLIIYLTLKSFYKSENNLYGWIGAGIAIAFGFANHMTTLLVLPFPGILFLIKEKNNGLKKFGVTLIISVVILSLLYLYLPVRASNNPELNWGNPINFENFWRHFTGKQYQVWLFSSFDSAKKQLSYYIQNLPDEFAYVGLVLIFLGLYEFFLSNKKLFYVYLITFLFALLYTINYDIVDIDSYFLLTYIILISIAAYGIKFIFEKLNNINYSIVISVVFIIILFVKNYSKVNQSDVYTFEDYTRSILNSVGKNSIILTYQWDYFVSPSYYFQYVENERKDVVVIDKELLRRSWYYNQIERNNPDVLKNLKSDINNFLLALKPFERSESYDSQLLEKYYQRILTGLISQNIDRRDFYIGLELIQNEMQRGEFKLPDGYQVIPHLFLFKVVKGNEYVPAPLPEFKIRFPENRNKYINFIENIVGTMLTLRAMYEIQYGKYELAKIYLSKIRNELKNFEIPSNILKLIENK comes from the coding sequence ATGTTGGCAAAGTCTAAGATTATTGGAAAATACTACGCTGAATTAGCAGGACTTGTTGTATTTCTTTTTTATTTATTAACATTAGCTCCGAGTGTTATTCAGATTGATTCTGGTGAATTAGCAGCAGTTCAAGCTACTCTTGGTATTGCTCATCCAACAGGTTATCCAATTTTTACAATACTGGGATATATGTTTCTTAAAATTCCATTACCATTTACAAAAATCTATCTGGCAAATTTATTTGCATCGATATGGTGTGCTGCTGGAATTATATTTTTTATAAAATCCATAAAACTAATTTTGAGTAATTCTAATTTTAATCGGCTTGAAGTATTAAAACGCAAGAAGAAAAAAGAAAATAAGAACGATAAGAACATTAATAATATAGTTATTATCATATCTTTAATAAGTGGATTATTTTTAGCTTTCAGTAAAACATACTGGTTTCAATCAACATCTGTTGAAGTTTATTCATTGCAAATCTTTCTCTTTAATTTAATTATTTATCTAACATTAAAATCATTTTATAAAAGTGAAAATAATTTGTATGGATGGATTGGAGCTGGAATTGCAATTGCATTTGGTTTTGCCAATCATATGACTACATTGCTTGTGCTACCATTTCCAGGAATTCTTTTTTTGATTAAAGAAAAAAATAATGGACTTAAGAAGTTTGGTGTAACTCTTATCATATCGGTTGTAATATTATCTTTGTTGTATCTTTATCTTCCAGTGCGAGCATCAAATAATCCAGAATTGAATTGGGGGAATCCCATTAATTTTGAAAATTTCTGGCGACACTTTACAGGTAAGCAATATCAGGTGTGGTTATTTTCTTCGTTTGATTCTGCAAAAAAGCAGTTAAGTTATTATATTCAGAATTTACCAGATGAATTTGCATACGTTGGATTGGTTCTTATTTTTTTAGGTCTTTATGAATTCTTCTTATCTAATAAAAAACTTTTTTATGTCTATTTAATAACATTTTTATTTGCACTTTTATACACAATAAATTATGATATAGTTGATATTGATTCATATTTTTTATTGACATATATAATTTTAATATCAATAGCCGCTTATGGAATAAAATTTATTTTTGAAAAACTTAATAATATCAATTACTCAATTGTCATTTCTGTTGTTTTCATTATCATATTGTTTGTAAAGAATTACTCGAAGGTAAACCAATCGGATGTTTACACATTTGAAGATTATACTCGATCAATTTTAAATAGTGTGGGGAAAAATTCTATTATATTAACTTATCAATGGGATTATTTTGTTTCTCCATCATACTACTTTCAATACGTAGAGAATGAAAGAAAAGATGTAGTTGTAATTGATAAAGAATTGTTAAGAAGGTCTTGGTACTATAATCAAATAGAAAGGAATAATCCAGATGTATTAAAAAATCTTAAGAGTGATATTAACAATTTTCTTTTGGCATTAAAGCCATTTGAACGCTCCGAAAGTTATGATTCGCAATTATTAGAAAAATATTATCAAAGAATATTGACTGGATTAATTTCTCAAAATATTGATAGAAGAGATTTTTACATAGGATTAGAACTTATTCAAAATGAAATGCAAAGAGGAGAATTTAAGTTGCCAGATGGTTATCAAGTTATTCCGCATTTATTTTTATTTAAAGTTGTAAAGGGAAATGAATATGTGCCTGCTCCACTACCAGAATTTAAAATAAGATTTCCAGAAAATAGAAATAAATACATAAATTTTATTGAAAATATAGTTGGAACAATGCTAACATTAAGAGCAATGTATGAAATACAATATGGTAAATATGAACTGGCAAAAATTTATCTTTCTAAAATTAGAAATGAATTGAAAAATTTTGAAATACCATCAAATATTTTGAAACTAATTGAAAATAAATAA